Proteins from a single region of Corvus hawaiiensis isolate bCorHaw1 chromosome 6, bCorHaw1.pri.cur, whole genome shotgun sequence:
- the ZBTB25 gene encoding zinc finger and BTB domain-containing protein 25 — protein MDTTGHSVLLLQQLNMQREFGFLCDCTVAIGDVYFKAHRAVLAAFSNYFKMIFIHQTSECIKIQPTDIQPDIFSYLLHIMYTGKGPKQAVSQSRLEEGIRFLHADHLSHIAIEMNQAFSPEPVQSSNLYGIQISTAHKLAKERLGAKESLPKAGSRSVAQGDHPQLQLSLAIGLDDSPLDQQVARPSAQPAALAKPAEERPKLSVSIKQERCDSEPVVSQSCTPPSPEAASPVFAKGSLKVHLCHYCGERFDSRGGLRQHLHTHVSGSLPFGVPASILENSDLGEVQPLAEDREPGDGHRLGAFLLKEDEHQLEHPSCNDLEPLQIGQLSLISKDHEPVELNCNFSFSRKRKISCTVCGRTFFRKSQLLEHMYTHREKQHKYSRCQRLESPATPRFHPYCDSESVGKSSSLSQDHLDECILESDLIQENVDTILVE, from the exons ATGGATACCACCGGCCACAgcgtcctcctcctccagcagctgaacatgcaGCGGGAGTTTGGCTTTCTGTGTGACTGCACAGTTGCCATTGGAGATGTTTACTTCAAAGCCCACAGAGCGGTGCTCGCTGCTTTTTCAAACTATTTTAAGATGATATTTATTCATCAGACGAG CGAGTGCATAAAGATTCAGCCTACAGACATCCAGCCTGACATATTTAGTTACTTGTTACATATCATGTACACCGGGAAAGGGCCAAAGCAGGCTGTCAGCCAGAGCCGACTGGAGGAGGGCATCCGCTTTCTGCACGCAGACCACCTCTCCCACATCGCCATCGAGATGAACCAAGCCTTCTCCCCAGAGCCGGTCCAGTCTTCCAACTTGTATGGGATCCAGATCTCTACGGCACACAAGCTGGCAAAGGAGCGCCTGGGAGCGAAGGAGAGCCTGCCCAAGGCAGGCAGCAGGTCTGTGGCCCAGGGCGATcatccccagctgcagctgtcCCTGGCCATCGGCCTGGACGACAGCCCCCTGGACCAGCAGGTCGCTCGCCCCTCGGCCCAGCCCGCGGCTCTCGCCAAGCCGGCAGAGGAGCGCCCAAAGCTCTCGGTTTCCATAAAGCAGGAGAGGTGCGACTCGGAGCCCGTGGTGTCCCAGAGCTGCACCCCTCCTTCTCCGGAGGCAGCGAGCCCCGTCTTTGCCAAGGGCAGCCTCAAGGTGCACTTGTGCCACTACTGCGGGGAGCGCTTCGACTCGCGGGGGGGGCTGCGGCAGCACCTGCACACCCACGTCTCGGGCTCGCTGCCCTTCGGCGTCCCAGCTTCCATCCTGGAGAACAGCGACCTGGGGGAGGTGCAGCCTCTGGCTGAGGACAGAGAGCCTGGGGATGGCCATCGCCTTGGGGCCTTTCTCCTCAAGGAGGACGAGCATCAGCTGGAGCATCCAAGCTGCAACGACCTGGAGCCTCTGCAGATCGGGCAGCTCTCCCTCATCTCCAAGGACCACGAACCGGTGGAGTTGAACtgtaacttttctttctcaagaaAGAGAAAGATCAGCTGCACCGTCTGCGGCCGCACATTTTTCCGGAAGagccagctgctggagcacatGTACACGcacagagagaagcagcacaagtacAGCCGCTGCCAGCGGCTGGAGAGCCCCGCCACCCCCAGGTTTCACCCTTACTGTGACAGCGAGAGTGTGGGTAAGAGCTCCAGTTTGTCACAAGACCACTTAGATGAATGCATACTGGAGTCAGATCTCATCCAAGAAAATGTTGATACGATCCTGGTAGAGTAA